The Glycine soja cultivar W05 chromosome 9, ASM419377v2, whole genome shotgun sequence sequence CTTCCCCAGAAGAACCACTTCTTTCTAAACGAGAGGGTGAAGTGTGTGGTGTCTCAAACGGGGTATCATTTGCCCCGCTTGCTTTCCCCTCTTCGTTCTCATAAATGGGGTTGGAAATGTACACAAGGTGCTCCACACCACCACCACAAGACTTGTTATTATAATCAGCACATGGAATTTCATTAATGCCACTAGCACTAACTTGAAGTGTGTTTTGTTGCTGAAGAAGAGAATGAGGTGGAGCTCTTGCCAAGAATGATGCTAACGAAGGAGATGATGAGACAGCAGAAACAAGTCCAATGCCACGTGGGGTTGCATTTGGTTCATCTTTGCATGGGAAAAGGAAGCTTCTAGGGGCTTGGAGGACCCCCTGTGAGTAAAAATCATTGCAAaagggaggaggagaaggagagtGTTGTGGGGTGTGTGAAGGGGAAGAAGCATGATTTGATATGGTTGTGGTGGTTTGAGTGGTGGAGATGGGAATGGTGTTGGTTTTTCTTCTCAGCTGGCGGCGGCGGAGTAAGAGAGAACAATAGAGTTCAGCTAGTAGAACTAGTATGAGGCCAAGAACAATGGCAAGGCTTACCACCATTACCAAGGTTGCTCCCATGATGAATTTTGATGTGCCcttcatcttctttttttgAAGTTTGGTGATTTACTTGcctctcttttctcttcttgtggAACATATATGTGGCGGGAACTGAAGGTGAAGGAAGGGCTTTTGTGGCGGGAAATGGTACTTTACTTTACCTACCCTCTGGCAAGAAGTGGTGCTGAAAGGGAATCTTGGAAAGGGAT is a genomic window containing:
- the LOC114367421 gene encoding uncharacterized protein LOC114367421; the protein is MKGTSKFIMGATLVMVVSLAIVLGLILVLLAELYCSLLLRRRQLRRKTNTIPISTTQTTTTISNHASSPSHTPQHSPSPPPFCNDFYSQGVLQAPRSFLFPCKDEPNATPRGIGLVSAVSSSPSLASFLARAPPHSLLQQQNTLQVSASGINEIPCADYNNKSCGGGVEHLVYISNPIYENEEGKASGANDTPFETPHTSPSRLERSGSSGEDDDHAGAQGSPPPPPSVTPPLTPMKKLPAAEGSSVSLRDATSLGTSGSDSHSINGPSSSSSLDTPCTSPSW